A portion of the Nitrospira defluvii genome contains these proteins:
- a CDS encoding HEAT repeat domain-containing protein: protein MADRVSEQIAALSDEDWAIREEAATLLGVLKDARAVLPLTKALRDSDRAVREAAVGALSALGPVSVPALAGCLTDPALQVQEAASAILASLADARVLTPLMQALDSRDWIVRMHAAKGLGRIGDPEAVPALMPLLQDKVKAVREEASSALAAIGAAAMAGLIEALQHDDWLVRLHAVEALGKLRSPDAVEPLLRALFNERDSAIREDVVRTLGAIRDVRAVDYLVVVMKEPGLRLLAVEALGHIGDRRVVPLLCRVVEGVPLGEPRDSATPCADGWTDEMATMGMAARALGMIADAVAIPSLIIALRNTITRSEAAAALTKFGPTVIPSLLPMLAKEQDENVRYHLRETLTAVGWRAGRV, encoded by the coding sequence ATGGCCGACAGGGTCAGTGAGCAGATTGCAGCATTGTCGGATGAAGATTGGGCCATTCGAGAAGAAGCTGCGACTCTGCTGGGTGTCCTCAAGGATGCGCGGGCGGTTCTTCCGCTGACGAAGGCTCTGCGTGATTCGGATCGTGCGGTGCGCGAGGCGGCTGTCGGGGCGTTGTCAGCGTTGGGTCCCGTCTCGGTCCCGGCGCTGGCCGGATGTTTGACTGATCCGGCCCTGCAAGTGCAGGAGGCGGCTTCGGCGATTCTCGCTTCCCTGGCAGACGCGCGAGTATTGACACCGCTGATGCAGGCCTTGGATAGTCGCGATTGGATTGTGCGCATGCACGCGGCGAAGGGGTTGGGGCGGATCGGCGATCCGGAAGCTGTTCCCGCGTTGATGCCGTTGTTGCAGGACAAGGTCAAAGCTGTCCGCGAGGAAGCTTCCAGTGCGCTGGCCGCCATCGGCGCTGCCGCGATGGCCGGATTGATCGAGGCCCTGCAGCATGATGATTGGCTGGTTCGCCTCCATGCGGTGGAGGCATTAGGCAAGCTGAGGTCTCCGGACGCCGTCGAACCCTTGCTCCGTGCGTTATTCAATGAGCGAGATTCCGCGATCCGTGAGGATGTGGTCAGAACACTCGGTGCGATTCGAGATGTGCGCGCGGTCGATTACCTGGTGGTGGTCATGAAGGAGCCGGGACTGCGGCTCCTGGCCGTCGAAGCCCTCGGCCATATCGGGGATCGTCGTGTGGTGCCGCTGCTGTGTCGTGTGGTGGAGGGGGTGCCGCTTGGAGAGCCAAGAGATTCGGCCACTCCTTGTGCCGATGGATGGACGGACGAAATGGCCACCATGGGCATGGCGGCTCGTGCGCTGGGAATGATTGCCGATGCCGTGGCGATTCCGTCTTTGATCATCGCGTTGCGGAATACCATTACGCGGTCTGAAGCGGCTGCGGCACTGACGAAATTTGGCCCGACCGTGATCCCCTCGCTGTTGCCGATGTTGGCCAAAGAGCAAGATGAAAACGTGCGGTACCATCTGCGGGAAACGCTGACGGCCGTCGGATGGCGCGCGGGGCGAGTCTAG
- a CDS encoding HEAT repeat domain-containing protein: MPKESIDTLVAELTHEEEWRRMRATAACLAGGPRAVQALTQALRTGDVPLRIEAAAMLSRIKDPAAGVALVNALRDSEESVRQAAFAALEQMAGNVDDETAVGLVRNLHESPDEDVRHRVRQLLGVIPNAITPLCDMLKHPDAEAQTTAATILEHLLDPRSADGLIDAMASPAVRDIAVRTLKKLGAIRERIDATFNALRDVEGASEREEARMATVMELLGIGRPAVEILIEYLEDDDWLIREAAADLLGKIGDVRAVEPLMTRLEKDKDTGVKEYAVKSLGLIGDPRPAQLYIEAIPIRPLRVMAIEALAKIKDVEVLRPYNELFNRLRSDRDGIVSYSAGLIADKLAALEGEQPVGQEESEDHE; encoded by the coding sequence ATGCCGAAAGAAAGTATCGATACACTCGTTGCCGAACTGACCCATGAGGAGGAGTGGCGGCGCATGCGGGCGACGGCGGCGTGTTTGGCCGGTGGTCCTCGTGCGGTGCAGGCGTTGACACAGGCGTTGCGGACGGGAGATGTCCCGCTTCGGATTGAAGCGGCGGCGATGTTGTCGCGCATCAAGGATCCGGCTGCGGGAGTCGCGTTGGTCAATGCGTTGCGGGATTCCGAGGAGTCGGTTCGGCAGGCCGCCTTTGCCGCCCTTGAGCAGATGGCCGGCAATGTAGACGACGAGACCGCGGTGGGGTTGGTGCGCAATCTTCATGAATCACCGGATGAGGATGTGCGTCACCGCGTTCGGCAGCTCCTGGGTGTGATCCCCAATGCGATCACGCCCCTCTGTGACATGTTAAAGCATCCGGATGCCGAGGCACAGACGACGGCGGCGACGATTCTCGAGCATCTGCTCGACCCGCGTTCAGCAGACGGATTGATCGATGCCATGGCCTCGCCGGCGGTTCGCGACATCGCGGTGCGGACGTTGAAGAAACTGGGCGCGATCCGGGAACGGATCGACGCGACGTTTAATGCCTTGCGCGACGTGGAGGGGGCCAGTGAGCGCGAAGAAGCTCGTATGGCAACCGTCATGGAGCTCCTGGGAATCGGGCGGCCGGCGGTTGAGATTTTGATTGAATATCTTGAGGACGACGATTGGCTCATCCGCGAAGCTGCCGCGGATTTGCTGGGAAAAATCGGCGATGTGCGGGCGGTTGAACCGCTGATGACGCGGCTGGAGAAGGATAAGGATACCGGAGTGAAGGAGTACGCCGTGAAGTCGTTGGGACTCATCGGTGACCCGCGCCCGGCACAATTGTACATCGAGGCCATTCCGATCAGACCGTTGCGGGTGATGGCCATCGAGGCGTTGGCGAAGATCAAAGACGTCGAGGTCCTGCGTCCCTATAACGAGCTGTTCAACCGGTTGCGCAGTGATCGGGACGGCATCGTGTCATACAGCGCCGGCCTTATTGCGGACAAACTGGCGGCGCTTGAAGGCGAGCAGCCGGTCGGACAGGAGGAGTCGGAGGATCATGAGTGA
- a CDS encoding HEAT repeat domain-containing protein, whose translation MSDAERIAQLIAALRDDNEALRDHAMASLGQMGVEAVPQLIGLMADEDVVIREAAATAVVRIGPVAFDQLVEALGDDEWAIREQAANALGRFRDPRAVDPLMAALKDKDGAVRTAAVWALERIGDSRATPGLIEALGDGTVREDVARVLKKIGDTRAVDALIEGLLGPNWMVRRHAAEALGKIGDPRSTEALIQSLQDEDWLVRRNAAESLARLGAKQAIEPLLPLLEDENTMVQETVEGVLASLGWKQATSS comes from the coding sequence ATGAGTGATGCCGAGCGAATTGCACAACTAATTGCCGCATTGCGGGATGACAACGAAGCGCTGCGGGACCATGCGATGGCAAGTCTCGGGCAGATGGGCGTCGAGGCCGTTCCACAACTTATCGGTCTGATGGCGGATGAGGATGTGGTTATTCGCGAGGCGGCGGCTACGGCGGTGGTGCGCATCGGCCCCGTCGCGTTCGATCAGCTGGTGGAGGCGTTGGGTGACGATGAATGGGCGATTCGCGAGCAGGCGGCCAATGCGCTTGGACGGTTTCGCGATCCCCGTGCTGTCGATCCCCTGATGGCGGCGCTCAAGGACAAGGATGGGGCGGTCAGGACGGCGGCCGTGTGGGCATTGGAGCGCATCGGGGACTCACGTGCGACGCCGGGATTGATTGAAGCGCTTGGCGATGGGACGGTGCGTGAGGATGTTGCCCGGGTGCTGAAAAAGATCGGTGATACTCGAGCGGTCGATGCGTTGATTGAGGGGCTCTTGGGGCCCAATTGGATGGTGCGGCGCCATGCCGCGGAGGCGCTCGGTAAAATCGGCGACCCCCGCAGCACCGAGGCCCTGATCCAGTCGCTACAGGATGAGGACTGGCTCGTGCGCCGGAATGCGGCTGAATCGCTGGCACGGCTCGGAGCGAAGCAGGCCATCGAACCGCTGCTTCCCCTCCTGGAAGACGAAAATACGATGGTGCAGGAGACCGTCGAAGGTGTCCTTGCGAGTTTGGGATGGAAACAGGCGACCTCGTCATAA
- a CDS encoding HEAT repeat domain-containing protein, which translates to MAEEAPVKLIQIGPKGGPKKDGFNLVTERVVAVNPEAKQLEVELLAYDGKTVVLDVGDEALEDFLKIKPGDGATIRVVEEGGKRVAKSFRIRAKDPNAAKADAMLIDLKDSHWLNRKYAAEVLGELKDPRAVVPLVEALTDEVGDVRQRAYDSLIKIGGSAVPSLVPLLAAEEDDVRQSATEIIRKIGKPAVEPLATALADADDRLKTKIMKVLDRMGYKPKPKESAQAEPAKLLS; encoded by the coding sequence ATGGCTGAAGAAGCACCGGTAAAACTGATTCAGATCGGACCCAAGGGCGGGCCCAAGAAGGATGGATTCAACCTGGTCACGGAGCGGGTTGTCGCGGTCAATCCAGAAGCCAAGCAGTTGGAAGTCGAGCTGCTCGCGTATGACGGAAAGACCGTTGTGCTGGATGTGGGGGACGAAGCGCTCGAAGATTTTCTCAAGATCAAGCCTGGTGACGGAGCCACGATTCGTGTTGTGGAAGAGGGTGGCAAACGTGTGGCGAAAAGCTTCCGCATTCGTGCGAAGGATCCAAATGCCGCGAAGGCCGACGCCATGCTCATCGATTTGAAAGACTCGCATTGGCTCAATCGCAAATATGCGGCGGAGGTCCTTGGCGAATTGAAGGATCCGCGGGCGGTCGTCCCGCTCGTGGAGGCCCTCACCGACGAGGTCGGGGATGTCCGGCAGCGGGCGTATGACTCGTTGATTAAGATCGGAGGGTCGGCCGTGCCGTCGCTCGTGCCGTTGTTGGCGGCGGAAGAAGACGATGTGCGTCAGTCGGCGACGGAAATCATTCGGAAAATCGGCAAGCCCGCTGTGGAGCCGCTGGCTACGGCGTTGGCGGACGCGGATGACCGATTGAAAACGAAGATTATGAAGGTGCTGGACCGGATGGGTTATAAACCGAAGCCCAAGGAAAGTGCCCAGGCTGAGCCGGCGAAGCTCCTGAGTTAA
- a CDS encoding UDP-glucose dehydrogenase family protein: MHISVIGTGYVGLVTGACFAEFGVNVTCMDTDARRIAKLEKGEVPFFEPGITELVSKGIKEDRLHFTTDVAKAVDKALVIFIAVGTPPKSDGSADLSYVEEVGRGIAKNMTGYKVIVTKSTVPVGTGEKLREVIKANQTGRFRFDIVSNPEFLREGSAIEDFMRPNRVVIGADSEQAVAIMKDLYRPLYLLETPIVVTDIPTAEMIKYASNAFLAVKISFINEIATVCEKVGADVQMVSKGMGLDNRIGNKFLHAGPGFGGSCFPKDLAALVQTGERVGYPFQIAGAAAKVNYEQHLRMVQKVKDACGGVKGKTLGVLGLSFKPNTNDMREAPSLTILSELMKEGATIRAYDPASMEESVKLLPGMVPCQDTYDVAEGADGLIIMTEWNQFRNLDFERLKKSMKEPLLLDLRNTYESDRVVTYGFRHVSVGRTTKNPAA; the protein is encoded by the coding sequence ATGCATATTAGCGTGATTGGAACGGGCTATGTCGGCTTGGTTACCGGTGCCTGCTTCGCGGAATTCGGCGTCAACGTGACCTGCATGGATACAGACGCACGCCGGATTGCCAAGCTCGAAAAAGGCGAGGTGCCGTTTTTCGAGCCCGGCATCACCGAACTTGTCTCCAAGGGCATCAAAGAAGACCGACTCCATTTCACAACCGATGTCGCGAAAGCCGTCGATAAAGCGCTGGTCATCTTCATCGCAGTTGGCACACCGCCGAAATCCGACGGCTCCGCCGATCTGTCCTATGTCGAAGAGGTCGGTCGCGGGATTGCCAAGAACATGACCGGATACAAAGTCATCGTCACCAAGTCGACGGTACCGGTCGGCACCGGCGAAAAATTGCGCGAAGTCATCAAGGCCAACCAAACCGGCCGATTCCGATTCGATATCGTGTCCAACCCCGAATTCCTGCGGGAAGGCTCCGCCATCGAAGACTTCATGCGGCCCAACCGCGTGGTCATCGGCGCGGACAGCGAACAGGCCGTGGCCATCATGAAGGACCTCTACCGCCCCTTGTATCTACTCGAGACCCCCATTGTCGTCACCGACATTCCGACCGCTGAAATGATCAAGTACGCCTCCAACGCCTTTCTCGCCGTCAAAATCTCGTTCATCAATGAAATTGCGACGGTCTGTGAAAAGGTGGGAGCGGACGTGCAGATGGTGTCCAAAGGCATGGGGCTCGACAATCGTATCGGCAACAAGTTTCTGCACGCCGGCCCAGGATTCGGCGGTTCCTGCTTCCCGAAAGACCTGGCGGCGCTGGTGCAGACCGGCGAGCGCGTGGGCTACCCGTTTCAGATTGCCGGCGCGGCGGCCAAAGTCAACTATGAGCAGCACCTGCGCATGGTTCAGAAGGTGAAGGACGCGTGCGGGGGCGTCAAAGGGAAAACCCTCGGCGTCTTGGGCCTCTCCTTCAAGCCTAATACGAACGACATGCGCGAAGCCCCGTCACTGACGATCCTGAGCGAACTGATGAAGGAAGGGGCGACGATCCGCGCCTACGACCCGGCGTCGATGGAGGAATCGGTCAAGCTCTTGCCCGGCATGGTTCCCTGCCAGGATACGTATGACGTCGCAGAAGGCGCCGACGGCCTGATCATCATGACCGAATGGAATCAGTTCAGAAATCTTGACTTTGAGCGGCTCAAGAAATCAATGAAGGAACCGCTGTTGCTCGACCTGCGCAACACTTACGAATCCGATCGCGTCGTCACCTACGGCTTCCGCCACGTGTCGGTCGGTCGTACGACGAAAAATCCGGCCGCCTAA
- a CDS encoding CBS domain-containing protein — protein MAVVGGPIQRPLAMMMRPISNTVRPDDSLLVVAQRLRDARVGAMLVADHGDYVGIVSEADLVRKAMASGAPAEQVLARTVMSTPVMTIDIAQSAHDASDLMAERGIRHLVITEEGRVVGMISVRDLLRYFKNWGTL, from the coding sequence ATGGCGGTGGTAGGCGGACCGATCCAGCGACCGTTAGCAATGATGATGCGTCCCATCAGTAACACAGTGCGCCCCGATGATTCTCTGTTGGTGGTGGCGCAGCGGTTACGTGATGCCCGGGTCGGGGCGATGCTGGTGGCCGACCACGGTGACTACGTGGGGATCGTCAGCGAGGCCGATCTCGTCCGAAAAGCCATGGCCAGCGGGGCACCAGCTGAGCAGGTGTTGGCTCGTACTGTGATGAGTACGCCGGTCATGACGATCGACATCGCTCAGTCGGCGCATGACGCGAGCGACCTGATGGCTGAACGAGGCATCCGGCATCTGGTGATCACCGAAGAAGGGCGAGTAGTCGGCATGATCTCCGTGCGCGATTTGCTGCGATACTTCAAAAATTGGGGCACGCTGTAG
- a CDS encoding fused MFS/spermidine synthase: MMTQGPSAASVSRLFLLATALVTGAIVMALEILGSRLLAPVFGNSLFVWGALIGIILAAMSSGYAFGGWASDRYRVAAVLAWLLLGSGAWTLLMSWLGQGAIFKVAKMIEDPRWGPSVAACVLLAPPAFGLSGVMPALLRLAVVDMGYLGRHTGSMIALSTVGSLAGTWGTAFFLLSWLGTQTLVASLGVIQLLLGLAWLQQGSGKVTRLTGIAFTGLLILGWQLFGQAPPVAGLVYQEDSPYQQVRVRDDDLFRYLVLDRTWHAVMWRADPHTLFLPYSQLMVAAVALTPEPKRGLILGHGGGSLAKWLAQVWPELELDVVEFDPVVVRMAEQYFEYHPPANHHVWVKDARVFLRDTKATYDVIWVDAFARHLIPFHLTTVEFFSELRERLNPSGVLALNLASSGEGGDLQRASAVVQTLKTAFPAVESFGVKGPWRAHQTTAENLIFFGGSPIDTMPYGEFVQRIQSQVEARRLPLEAVSLLAARRTTPWSPGLQLTDDYTPYDLLIGSHAVEMAPDGK; the protein is encoded by the coding sequence ATGATGACTCAGGGACCTTCCGCTGCGTCCGTTTCACGTCTCTTTCTCCTTGCGACGGCGCTGGTGACGGGCGCGATTGTCATGGCGCTCGAGATCCTGGGCAGTCGTTTGCTCGCTCCCGTCTTTGGGAATTCGCTCTTTGTATGGGGCGCGTTGATCGGCATTATTCTGGCGGCGATGAGTTCCGGCTACGCGTTCGGCGGTTGGGCATCGGATCGGTATCGTGTTGCGGCCGTGTTGGCGTGGCTCCTGCTGGGGTCAGGTGCCTGGACCTTGCTGATGTCGTGGTTGGGGCAAGGTGCGATTTTCAAGGTCGCCAAAATGATTGAGGACCCTCGCTGGGGCCCCAGCGTTGCGGCCTGCGTGCTGCTCGCCCCTCCCGCGTTTGGATTGAGCGGGGTGATGCCCGCATTGCTCAGATTGGCCGTGGTCGATATGGGCTATCTCGGTCGTCACACGGGGAGCATGATTGCCTTGTCGACCGTGGGGAGCCTGGCAGGGACTTGGGGGACGGCATTCTTTCTGCTCTCGTGGCTGGGGACCCAGACGCTGGTGGCGTCATTGGGGGTGATCCAACTCCTGTTGGGGTTGGCGTGGTTGCAACAGGGAAGCGGCAAGGTGACAAGGCTCACTGGGATCGCCTTCACCGGTTTGCTCATCCTAGGGTGGCAATTATTCGGCCAGGCTCCTCCTGTAGCGGGGTTGGTGTACCAGGAGGATAGTCCCTATCAACAAGTGCGGGTGCGGGACGACGATCTGTTTCGGTATCTGGTGCTTGACCGCACCTGGCATGCCGTCATGTGGCGGGCTGATCCACACACCCTCTTTCTTCCGTATAGTCAGCTCATGGTCGCTGCGGTGGCGTTGACTCCTGAACCCAAGCGGGGACTCATATTGGGGCATGGAGGAGGATCGCTGGCGAAGTGGCTGGCCCAGGTCTGGCCTGAACTGGAGTTGGATGTCGTCGAGTTTGACCCCGTCGTGGTGCGGATGGCGGAACAGTACTTCGAGTATCATCCCCCGGCCAATCACCATGTCTGGGTCAAGGATGCTCGTGTGTTCCTGCGCGACACGAAGGCGACGTATGATGTCATCTGGGTGGATGCATTTGCCCGGCACCTGATTCCCTTTCATTTGACCACCGTGGAGTTCTTTTCCGAGCTCCGTGAGCGACTCAACCCAAGCGGGGTGCTGGCTCTCAACCTGGCTTCTTCCGGTGAGGGAGGGGACCTCCAGCGTGCGAGTGCGGTGGTGCAGACACTGAAGACGGCATTTCCCGCGGTCGAGTCCTTTGGCGTCAAAGGGCCGTGGCGGGCACACCAAACGACGGCGGAGAATCTAATCTTTTTCGGCGGCAGTCCGATCGATACCATGCCGTACGGTGAGTTCGTGCAGCGGATTCAATCGCAGGTGGAGGCCAGACGTTTGCCGCTTGAAGCGGTTTCGCTCCTGGCTGCCCGACGGACCACCCCCTGGTCGCCGGGCTTGCAGTTGACGGACGATTACACTCCCTACGACCTCTTGATCGGATCCCACGCGGTGGAGATGGCTCCCGACGGGAAGTGA
- a CDS encoding 4Fe-4S dicluster domain-containing protein codes for MALLITDECISCGACLPECPNEAIFETRSDAEGKGNHVGDGQGVGDNIYVITHDRCTECVGHFDEPQCAAVCPVDNCCIADPAYPETTDVLLEKAKSLNPDKEIDPAKVWSGVRN; via the coding sequence ATGGCGCTTCTGATCACCGATGAATGTATTTCCTGCGGGGCATGCCTGCCAGAATGTCCCAATGAGGCGATTTTCGAGACGCGAAGCGACGCTGAAGGTAAGGGCAACCATGTCGGAGACGGTCAGGGAGTCGGCGACAATATCTATGTCATCACGCACGACCGCTGCACCGAGTGCGTCGGGCACTTCGATGAACCCCAATGCGCGGCCGTCTGCCCGGTGGATAATTGCTGCATCGCAGATCCAGCCTACCCGGAAACGACCGACGTGTTGCTCGAAAAGGCCAAGTCCTTGAATCCGGACAAAGAAATCGATCCAGCCAAAGTGTGGAGCGGCGTTCGCAACTAA
- a CDS encoding DUF192 domain-containing protein encodes MVTRSSGAESEQRRKKIVTFVLLVILLISVTLFLGGPKESELIIVEFPNGKTMETEVASTPEKLLFGLAFREGLPADTGMLYIFESTGLHRVGTRQFRIPVDMLWIDESHHIVQILEQVPPCAQDPCPLYGPPPEPVRYLIQAEAGYAKRAEITTGMELRFTLRM; translated from the coding sequence ATGGTAACGCGTTCGAGTGGAGCGGAGTCGGAGCAGCGTCGCAAGAAAATTGTGACGTTTGTGCTGCTGGTGATTTTGCTGATCAGCGTGACCCTGTTTCTCGGGGGACCGAAGGAGTCGGAACTCATTATCGTCGAGTTTCCGAACGGCAAAACCATGGAAACGGAAGTGGCGAGTACGCCGGAGAAGTTACTGTTTGGTCTCGCGTTCCGGGAAGGATTGCCAGCCGACACGGGGATGCTCTATATCTTTGAGTCGACCGGATTGCATCGAGTGGGGACCCGGCAGTTTCGTATTCCCGTCGACATGCTGTGGATTGATGAAAGTCATCACATCGTGCAGATCCTGGAGCAGGTGCCGCCTTGTGCCCAGGACCCCTGCCCCCTGTATGGCCCCCCTCCCGAGCCGGTTCGTTACCTCATCCAGGCCGAGGCCGGTTACGCCAAACGCGCCGAGATCACGACCGGGATGGAGCTCAGGTTTACGCTTCGTATGTAG
- a CDS encoding Rieske (2Fe-2S) protein, whose product MEGFQCVATVEEIPPGQVKVVKVNERDIAVFNIEGRFHAIYNSCPHEGGPLHKGRVKGHVVSCPWHDLKFDVRNGQGTDGGGYCVGSYDVRIEGGEVFVGARRKV is encoded by the coding sequence ATGGAAGGGTTTCAGTGCGTCGCTACGGTCGAGGAGATTCCGCCCGGCCAGGTGAAAGTCGTGAAGGTGAACGAGCGCGATATTGCCGTCTTCAATATCGAGGGTCGCTTTCACGCGATTTATAACTCCTGCCCTCATGAAGGCGGGCCTCTGCACAAAGGGCGCGTGAAGGGGCATGTCGTCTCCTGTCCCTGGCATGACTTGAAGTTTGATGTGCGAAATGGTCAAGGCACGGACGGTGGGGGCTACTGTGTGGGGAGTTATGATGTGCGCATTGAGGGTGGGGAGGTGTTTGTTGGTGCCAGACGGAAGGTCTAG
- a CDS encoding protease inhibitor I42 family protein, with the protein MSPLSKVMPTGTEPEAGARTIKAQVGIPVHIRLWEDRTRGEQWVPSYDPGVMSLVEDDFLRIASNNAVDAGQRSFEFRPVAAGTHRLVFEKRMGWKFTSEDRQIYYVTVS; encoded by the coding sequence ATGAGTCCATTAAGTAAAGTGATGCCGACGGGTACTGAACCGGAGGCGGGCGCGAGGACGATCAAGGCCCAGGTGGGCATACCGGTCCATATCCGGCTCTGGGAGGATCGGACGAGGGGAGAGCAGTGGGTTCCTTCCTATGACCCTGGCGTCATGTCGCTGGTGGAAGACGATTTTCTCCGGATAGCCAGCAACAATGCGGTGGATGCGGGGCAGCGCAGTTTCGAGTTCAGGCCGGTGGCCGCCGGCACGCATCGGTTGGTCTTCGAAAAGCGGATGGGATGGAAATTTACGTCTGAAGACCGGCAGATCTATTATGTCACGGTGTCTTGA
- the dat gene encoding D-amino-acid transaminase — protein MPDIACVNGRFGPLADAVVSVEDRGFQFGDGVYEVIRTYRGRPFAVDEHLARLERSAQALQLSLGPSKAQWGTLIEEGLRLSDLPETKIYLQITRGQAPRDHPFPVPLLPTTVLTFRELHPLDVLVRQTGVQAILLEDIRWGRCDIKSVNLLPNVLARQRAKEAGVFEAILLRDGVVTEGSVSNVMVVRNGTIQTAPEGPRILSGVTRAKVLELAKKEGIPVAETMVRREDLLGASEVFLTGTTVEVLPVVRVDGQAIGSAVPGPIAQLLSRRWEALVG, from the coding sequence ATGCCTGACATTGCGTGCGTGAATGGTCGGTTTGGTCCTTTGGCCGACGCCGTCGTCAGCGTCGAAGACCGGGGCTTCCAGTTCGGGGATGGGGTATACGAAGTCATTCGTACGTATCGAGGTCGGCCCTTCGCCGTCGACGAGCATCTGGCCCGACTGGAACGGAGTGCCCAGGCGCTCCAACTCTCTCTTGGGCCCTCGAAGGCTCAATGGGGCACACTGATTGAGGAGGGTCTACGATTGAGCGATCTTCCCGAGACGAAAATCTATCTGCAGATTACCCGTGGGCAGGCGCCGCGCGATCATCCCTTTCCGGTTCCGCTCCTTCCGACGACGGTGTTGACCTTTCGTGAGCTCCATCCCCTGGACGTGTTGGTTCGCCAAACCGGAGTTCAGGCGATCTTGCTGGAAGATATTCGCTGGGGGCGTTGCGATATCAAGAGCGTCAATCTGTTGCCGAACGTCTTGGCGCGCCAACGAGCGAAGGAAGCTGGCGTGTTTGAGGCAATTTTGCTTCGGGATGGAGTGGTGACTGAGGGGTCCGTCAGTAATGTCATGGTGGTGCGGAACGGGACGATTCAGACTGCGCCTGAAGGACCACGCATTCTTTCGGGGGTGACGCGGGCCAAGGTCTTGGAGCTGGCGAAGAAAGAGGGGATTCCGGTTGCCGAAACCATGGTCCGGCGCGAAGACTTGCTCGGGGCGTCAGAGGTGTTCCTGACAGGGACAACTGTGGAGGTGTTGCCGGTCGTGCGTGTGGATGGACAGGCGATCGGATCTGCTGTTCCTGGCCCCATTGCTCAGCTTCTGTCTCGCCGCTGGGAAGCCCTGGTCGGCTAG
- the rimP gene encoding ribosome maturation factor RimP gives MKRAEALNLRVQEVAAPILQSHGLELVEAVCVGQGPRTVIRVFIDKPGGISLTDCEQAHRSLSPALDVIDPFPHAYTLEISSPGLDRPLRSAQDYRRLIGQPITLKLRQPIQAQWRLEGTVLDVDDRAVTLSVPQKKTAETMRIEFDHIALARRKIEFSK, from the coding sequence GTGAAACGAGCTGAGGCGCTGAACCTTCGCGTGCAGGAAGTCGCAGCCCCCATTTTACAGTCCCACGGTCTTGAGTTAGTCGAGGCGGTGTGTGTCGGTCAGGGGCCACGGACCGTCATTCGAGTATTCATCGACAAGCCCGGCGGTATCTCGCTGACGGACTGTGAGCAAGCGCATCGTTCGTTGAGCCCGGCGCTGGATGTTATTGATCCGTTCCCGCATGCCTATACGCTGGAAATTTCCTCGCCGGGACTGGATCGTCCGTTACGGAGCGCGCAAGACTATCGGCGACTGATCGGGCAGCCGATCACTCTGAAATTGCGGCAACCGATTCAGGCACAGTGGCGGCTTGAGGGTACCGTCCTGGATGTGGATGACCGTGCGGTCACGCTGTCGGTCCCGCAGAAGAAAACTGCGGAAACGATGCGAATTGAGTTTGATCATATCGCCCTGGCGCGCCGGAAGATCGAGTTTTCCAAATAG